The candidate division KSB1 bacterium genome contains the following window.
GAAGACACAATGGCCATGCTGCGCCAAGCGGAGGAAGATGGTACTAAGGAAGTAGCTATCACTCATCACATTTTGAGTAATCTTGATTATGAACGCGAAGGTGAAATCATTACAAAATTTAAAGAACTCCAGGAGCGGATCAAAATTGAGAAGATCGGAATCAAAATTCACCTCGGCGCCGAGCTCTATTCTCAACCGGACATGGAACTGTTTCATACCATTTCCACTTATAACGATAACAAAAAATATTTTTTGGTAGAGTTCCCCATGCAAGGAATTCCCACATTCGTGGCAGACCATTTTTTTAAGCTCATTTCGGATGGCATGGTGCCCATCATCGCCCACCCGGAAAGAAACGGCGGCGTCATTAGAAAACCGGAGCGGGCCTATGAATTCGTGCAGCGCGGGGCTTTGCTGCAGCTGAACGCCGGAAGCATTCTCGGAAGACACGGAGCCCCGGTTAAAGATACTGCAACCATATTGCTGAACAGCGACCTGGTGCATTTTGTCGGCAGCGATGGACACAACACCAAAAGGCGGCCGCTGCAGCTTCGAGCCGCCAGAAATGCAGTTGCCGAAGGCTGGGGAGAATATCGTGCAAATTTGCTTTTCCAAGAGAATCCCGGAAAGGCAATCGCAGGCGAATCCATTAACCCGCCGGACCCGATGCCGATTCAGCCTTTGCTGAAAGGGTTTTCGAAATTGATGCAGAAAATATTTAAGTAAATGAACTCCTTTTTAAAGCCAAAGTATAAATTATTGAAGTTCGAATTTCAGAATCTAACCTATATTATTCATAAAATTTTACCACAGAGGCACAAAGGCCTGTCCTGAGCGTAGCCGAAGGAACACAGAGAATAAAAAAAGTTATAAAGAAAAACGTTTCAAAACAAATTTTTTCAAATCAGAAATGACTATGGTGGCTTGCAAGTAAATAACCCCAATATTTATCAAATCTCTGTGCCTTCGTGTCTCTGTGGTTCATGAATTAACAGTGCAAAGTAAAACTTATAGGATCTTCTTTCCGACTAAATGCTAACATTCCTAAACTCCGCAATTTTATTCGGTCTCGCCGCTATCGCCATTCCTATCCTCATTCATCTATTCACTCGACAAAAAACCAAGACCATCTTTTTCAGCAGTCTGAAATTCTTAAAAGAACTTCAGAAGCAAAAAATCCGCCGGTTGAAAATCCGCCAAATTCTACTTTTGATTCTGCGAACGCTTTTAGTCTTAATCCTCATCCTTGCTTTTGCGCGTCCAACCCTGAAAAGTTCCGGTTCTTCATCTTTGGCAGCAGGCGCCCAGCTTACCGCAGTGATAATATTTGACAATACCTTAAGTATGGGAAGAGAATTTGAGGGACAAAAACTTTTAGATGCGGCAAGAAAGCGAGCGTTAGAAGTGGTAGATTTATTAAGGGTCGGGGATGAAATGTATTTGCTTTACCCGCAGGATCAACCAATTTTCGCACATGAAGGTCCAAGATACAGCCTTGAAAATATAAAAGATCTGATTGGTCAAACCGAGTTGTCATATAAAAAAACGAACTACTTAGCGGCCATTGCACTTGCCAATCAAATTATGGCGGCCTCTTCGAACATTAATAAAGAAATCTATTTTATCTGCGATATGCAGAAAGCGGGACTAAATATCTCGGAAAATACAAACGGTACAAGTTTAACAGGCGATGATGTCAACCTTTTTGTTCTGCCGGTGACAATTTCAAACGAAGAAAACCTTGGCGTCACCGATGTCTCTTTTGAAAATCAAATATTAGAGCAAGGCAAGGTTGCCGAGATCAAAGCCACGATTAAAAACTATGGCGAAAATGCAGCCAACAACAAGCTCGTACACCTCTTCGTAAATGGTAAGCGCGTTGGCCAAAATGTTGTCGATCTGGAAGCAAACTCCGCTGCAAATGTGGTTTTCCGTTTCGTGCCGGACCAAACCGGATTTCAATCCGGGTTCGTACTTTTAGAGGATGACGATTTAATCGAAGACAACCGCAGGTTTTTCACATTTACAATCCCTGAAGAAATTCCAGTTCTGCTGGTCGGAAATCGAGAACAAGATACTTATTATCTAAACCTGGCGCTTCGGCCGCAAAAGGAAGTTTCTTCATATATTAAAATTGAGCCAATTTTAGCCAGGGATTTCGCTGAATACAATTTGGATAACACCGAAGTCGTGATCGTGTCAAATGTTTCAAAGTTTGATAATGCAGAAACGTTAAAACTACAAAAGTTCGTCAGCGAGGGCGGTGGACTCATGATATTTTTGGGTGCCAATGTCGATCTCAGAAATTACAATGACGGATTACATAAAAGATTAAACCTGCCGCTTTTGACTCAATCGTCTGCCAAAGGGCGTGGAGAGCAATTTCTTTCATTTGGAAAAATCGATTTTAGCCACCCGATTTTTAAAGGCGTGTTTGAAGATGAAAAAAGGGTGGAATCACCACATATTCGATTTACTTTAAATGTCAGCTCGAAAGAACCTTTAGACAAAATAATCGAATACAACAACGGAGCGCCGTTCTTGTTCGAGTCGAAGCTCCAAAAGGGTCGAATTATCTATATGACCACCGGCATTTCGGAAGATTGGTCGGACCTGATTTTTCGAGGGCTTTTTGTTCCGCTGGTAAACCGCTCAATTGGTTATCTGGCAGGCGCTGCCTCTGTTGAAAATGATGAGACACTTGTTGGAAACGAGCTTGGTTTCGCATCTGAGAATCTGGCTTCCGGGGCAAGTTTAGCAATTAAAAAACCGGATGAAGTTGAAGTTAAAATTAAACCTGGGGTATCTAAAGGTAATTACCTGGTTCGTTTCAAAAATACAGATCAACCGGGAATCTACACGCTTAACCATAACAATGAAATCGCTACTCAGTGGGCTGTCAACACGGATCCGGTTGAATCTGAAAACGCTACATTTACGACCGAGGAATTAGCTGAGGCGCTCAATGCAAAACAAGTTTATGAAATTAGTCAGTCGAGTGACATTGCTGAAAAGCTTAATGAAACCCGTTTCGGCAGGGAATTTTGGAAATTTTTGATTATGATTGCACTTTCAATTTTATTAATTGAAATGGTGTTAATCAAAGAAAACGCAGTAGTTCACAATAAAAAGATAGGCTAGTGATTTCTAATTAACGTTCAAAAACTAATTGGCATTTTGTTTGTCAAGTATGCTGAACAGTCATTAAAGTCATTGCACAGTCATTTGGTCATTAAGAAATGACAATAAATAACTTAATGACAATTAATGACACTCAAAACCAAGCTTTGGTCATTCATCTCTGATTTATTCCTATTTGCATTATTATTTAGGAATCAAAGCACTAGGAGGATTTAAGTTACTTGTACGAAGTTAATTCTAGCGCTAAAGAAAAAGCCATTCTGGTCGGGGTCATCAAAAAAGGGACCGACCGCTGGGAAACAGCAGATCATTTGGAAGAACTCGCTTTACTGACTGATACTGCAGGTGCCGTTGTTGCTGATAAAGTTATTCAGGAAAAAGAAAAAATAGATCCTGCTTTTTATGTGGGTCGAGGTAAGGCTGAGAATCTTTCTGAATTAGCGCAAAAACGCAGTGCCGACTTAATCATTTTTGACGATGACTTGAGCCCGGCGCA
Protein-coding sequences here:
- a CDS encoding BatA domain-containing protein; the encoded protein is MLTFLNSAILFGLAAIAIPILIHLFTRQKTKTIFFSSLKFLKELQKQKIRRLKIRQILLLILRTLLVLILILAFARPTLKSSGSSSLAAGAQLTAVIIFDNTLSMGREFEGQKLLDAARKRALEVVDLLRVGDEMYLLYPQDQPIFAHEGPRYSLENIKDLIGQTELSYKKTNYLAAIALANQIMAASSNINKEIYFICDMQKAGLNISENTNGTSLTGDDVNLFVLPVTISNEENLGVTDVSFENQILEQGKVAEIKATIKNYGENAANNKLVHLFVNGKRVGQNVVDLEANSAANVVFRFVPDQTGFQSGFVLLEDDDLIEDNRRFFTFTIPEEIPVLLVGNREQDTYYLNLALRPQKEVSSYIKIEPILARDFAEYNLDNTEVVIVSNVSKFDNAETLKLQKFVSEGGGLMIFLGANVDLRNYNDGLHKRLNLPLLTQSSAKGRGEQFLSFGKIDFSHPIFKGVFEDEKRVESPHIRFTLNVSSKEPLDKIIEYNNGAPFLFESKLQKGRIIYMTTGISEDWSDLIFRGLFVPLVNRSIGYLAGAASVENDETLVGNELGFASENLASGASLAIKKPDEVEVKIKPGVSKGNYLVRFKNTDQPGIYTLNHNNEIATQWAVNTDPVESENATFTTEELAEALNAKQVYEISQSSDIAEKLNETRFGREFWKFLIMIALSILLIEMVLIKENAVVHNKKIG